Proteins encoded together in one Camelus dromedarius isolate mCamDro1 chromosome 11, mCamDro1.pat, whole genome shotgun sequence window:
- the MAPK8IP2 gene encoding C-Jun-amino-terminal kinase-interacting protein 2 isoform X2, whose protein sequence is MTNHCPRPPQDISLEEFDDEDLSEITDDCGLGLSYDSDHCEKDSLSLGRSEQPHPICSFQDDFQEFEMIDDNEEEEEEEEEDEEEEEEEGEGEGKEGGGPGSEDTTQEPLIPSPSLEEPHKHRPTTLHLTTLGAQDSLNNNGGFAPEPPGSWQETVLCPPPQEPLKEPPAPIPPTDLSPCGAQSPLRPGCDCEGNQPAGPLAQGGASPSSDPGIEADLGSSSGGRGGRRSSQELSSPGSDSEDAEGARLGRMISSISETELERSSDDGSSSSGRSSHLTNSIEEASSPASEPEPEPEPEPEPEPPCEPPRRPAFLPVGPDDTNSEYESGSESEPDLSEDADSPWLLSNLVSRMISEGSSPILCPGQCLSPASRSAAEPATPAGGTPEAPEAAAGPGGVELVDMETLCGPPPPAPSAPRPGPAQPGPCLFLSNPTRDTITPLWAAPGRAARPGSACSAACSEEDEEDEEDEDEAGDKAAPPGGRGSGPAALDASLVYDAVKYTLVVDEHTQLELVSLRRCAGLGDDSEEDSGGEASEEEAGAALLSGGQGPGDASPDSPDLTFSKKFLNVFVNSTSRSSSTESFGLFSCLVNGEEREQTHRAVFRFIPRHPDELELDVDDPVLVEAEEDDFWFRGFNMRTGERGVFPAFYAHAVPGPAKDLLGSKRGPCWVERFDVQFLGSVEVPCHQGNGILCAAMQKIATARKLTVHLRPPASCDLEISLRGVKLSLSGGPEFQHCSHFFQMKNISFCGCHPRNSCYFGFITKHPLLSRFACHVFVSQESMRPVAQSVGRAFLEYYQEHLEYACPTEDIYLE, encoded by the exons ACCTCCCCAGGACATAAGCCTGGAAGAATTTGATGATGAAGATCTGTCTGAGATCACCGATGACTGTGGTTTGGGCCTCAGCTATGACTCGGACCACTGCGAAAag GACAGCCTCTCCCTGGGGCGTTCGGAGCAGCCGCACCCCATCTGCTCCTTCCAGGATGACTTCCAAGAGTTTGAGATGATCGATGAcaatgaagaggaggaggaagaggaagaggaggatgaagaggaagaggaggaggaaggagagggagagggcaaggagggaggaggcccTGGCTCAGAGGACACTACTCAGGAGCCCCTGATTCCCTCCCCCTCACTGGAAGAGCCCCACAAGCATCGGCCAACCACACTCCACCTGACAACATTGGGAGCCCAG GACTCCTTGAACAACAATGGAGGGTTTGCTCCGGAGCCTCCAGGCTCCTGGCAGGAGACAGTGCTGTGCCCACCCCCCCAGGAGCCCCTCAAAG AACCGCCCGCCCCGATCCCACCCACGGACCTGAGCCCCTGTGGGGCGCAGTCACCTTTGCGCCCAGGTTGCGACTGCGAAGGAAACCAGCCCGCAGGGCCCCTGGCGCAAGGTGGGGCCTCGCCCTCCTCAGATCCGGGCATAGAGGCCGACCTGGGGAGCTCTAGCGGAGGCCGCGGGGGCCGGCGCAGCAGCCAAGAGCTGTCGTCGCCGGGCTCCGACTCCGAGGACGCAGAGGGCGCGCGCCTGGGGCGCATGATTTCGTCCATCTCAGAGACGGAGCTGGAGCGGAGCAGCGACgacggcagcagcagcagcggccgCTCCTCGCACCTCACCAACTCCATTGAGGAGGCCTCATCTCCCGCCTCggagcctgagcctgagcctgagcctgagcctgagcctgagcctcCGTGCGAGCCCCCGCGTCGCCCTGCCTTTCTGCCCGTGGGCCCCGATGACACCAACAGCGAGTACGAGTCAGGGTCTGAGTCTGAGCCAGACCTCAGCGAGGATGCCGACTCGCCCTGGCTGCTCAGCAACCTTGTGAGCCGCATGATCTCCGAGGGCTCCTCGCCCATCCTCTGCCCAGGCCAGTGCCTGTCTCCCGCTTCGCGTTCTGCCGCGGAGCCTGCAACGCCGGCCGGTGGGACCCCTGAGGCCCCCGAGGCGGCTGCCGGGCCAGGCGGCGTGGAGCTGGTGGACATGGAGACGCTGTGTGGGCCGCCGCCCCCTGCGCCCTCTGCACCTCGGCCCGGCCCTGCGCAGCCCGGGCCCTGCCTCTTCCTCAGCAACCCCACGCGAGACACCATCACGCCGCTGTGGGCCGCTCCAGGACGCGCTGCCCGCCCAGGCAGCGCTTGCTCCGCCGCCTGCTCGGAGGAGGACGAAGAGGATGAGGAGGACGAGGATGAGGCTGGGGATAAGGCAGCGCCCCCTGGGGGCAGAGGCTCGGGCCCTGCGGCGCTGGACGCCTCGCTGGTGTACGATGCAGTGAAGTACACGCTGGTGGTGGACGAGCACACGCAGCTGGAACTGGTGAGCCTGCGGCGCTGCGCTGGCCTGGGTGACGACAGTGAGGAGGACAGTGGTGGCGAGGCCAGCGAGGAAGAGGCAGGGGCTGCACTGCTGAGTGgtggccagggccctggggacgCCTCCCCAGACAGCCCCGACCTCACCTTCTCCAAGAAGTTCCTCAATGTCTTTGTCAACAGCACCTCTCGATCTTCCA GCACTGAGTCTTTTGGCCTTTTTTCCTGCCTGGTcaatggggaggagagagagcaaaCCCACCGGGCCGTCTTCAG GTTCATCCCTCGCCATCCGGACGAGCTGGAGCTGGATGTGGATGACCCGGTGCTGGTGGAGGCTGAGGAGGATGACTTCTGGTTCCGTGGCTTCAACATGCGCACAGGGGAGCGTGGTGTCTTCCCGGCCTTTTATGCCCACGCAGTGCCCGGCCCTGCCAAGGACCTGCTGG GGAGCAAGCGGGGCCCCTGCTGGGTGGAGCGCTTCGACGTGCAGTTCCTGGGCTCCGTGGAGGTGCCCTGTCACCAGGGTAATGGCATCCTGTGTGCAGCCATGCAGAAG ATTGCCACTGCCCGGAAACTGACAGTCCACCTACGTCCTCCTGCTTCCTGTGACCTTGAGATTTCTCTTCGGGGGGTCAAGCTGAGTCTAAGCGGAGGACCCGAG TTCCAACACTGCAGCCACTTCTTCCAGATGAAAAACATCTCGTTCTGCGGCTGCCACCCCCGCAACAGCTG CTATTTTGGCTTCATCACCAAACACCCGCTGCTGAGCCGCTTTGCCTGCCACGTCTTCGTCTCCCAGGAGTCGATGAGGCCCGTGGCCCAAAGTGTGGG CCGCGCCTTCCTGGAGTACTACCAGGAGCACCTGGAGTATGCCTGCCCCACCGAGGACATCTACCTGGAGTAG
- the MAPK8IP2 gene encoding C-Jun-amino-terminal kinase-interacting protein 2 isoform X3, which produces MLTGHGEEGNDKSLSQDSLSLGRSEQPHPICSFQDDFQEFEMIDDNEEEEEEEEEDEEEEEEEGEGEGKEGGGPGSEDTTQEPLIPSPSLEEPHKHRPTTLHLTTLGAQDSLNNNGGFAPEPPGSWQETVLCPPPQEPLKEPPAPIPPTDLSPCGAQSPLRPGCDCEGNQPAGPLAQGGASPSSDPGIEADLGSSSGGRGGRRSSQELSSPGSDSEDAEGARLGRMISSISETELERSSDDGSSSSGRSSHLTNSIEEASSPASEPEPEPEPEPEPEPPCEPPRRPAFLPVGPDDTNSEYESGSESEPDLSEDADSPWLLSNLVSRMISEGSSPILCPGQCLSPASRSAAEPATPAGGTPEAPEAAAGPGGVELVDMETLCGPPPPAPSAPRPGPAQPGPCLFLSNPTRDTITPLWAAPGRAARPGSACSAACSEEDEEDEEDEDEAGDKAAPPGGRGSGPAALDASLVYDAVKYTLVVDEHTQLELVSLRRCAGLGDDSEEDSGGEASEEEAGAALLSGGQGPGDASPDSPDLTFSKKFLNVFVNSTSRSSSTESFGLFSCLVNGEEREQTHRAVFRFIPRHPDELELDVDDPVLVEAEEDDFWFRGFNMRTGERGVFPAFYAHAVPGPAKDLLGSKRGPCWVERFDVQFLGSVEVPCHQGNGILCAAMQKIATARKLTVHLRPPASCDLEISLRGVKLSLSGGPEFQHCSHFFQMKNISFCGCHPRNSCYFGFITKHPLLSRFACHVFVSQESMRPVAQSVGRAFLEYYQEHLEYACPTEDIYLE; this is translated from the exons GACAGCCTCTCCCTGGGGCGTTCGGAGCAGCCGCACCCCATCTGCTCCTTCCAGGATGACTTCCAAGAGTTTGAGATGATCGATGAcaatgaagaggaggaggaagaggaagaggaggatgaagaggaagaggaggaggaaggagagggagagggcaaggagggaggaggcccTGGCTCAGAGGACACTACTCAGGAGCCCCTGATTCCCTCCCCCTCACTGGAAGAGCCCCACAAGCATCGGCCAACCACACTCCACCTGACAACATTGGGAGCCCAG GACTCCTTGAACAACAATGGAGGGTTTGCTCCGGAGCCTCCAGGCTCCTGGCAGGAGACAGTGCTGTGCCCACCCCCCCAGGAGCCCCTCAAAG AACCGCCCGCCCCGATCCCACCCACGGACCTGAGCCCCTGTGGGGCGCAGTCACCTTTGCGCCCAGGTTGCGACTGCGAAGGAAACCAGCCCGCAGGGCCCCTGGCGCAAGGTGGGGCCTCGCCCTCCTCAGATCCGGGCATAGAGGCCGACCTGGGGAGCTCTAGCGGAGGCCGCGGGGGCCGGCGCAGCAGCCAAGAGCTGTCGTCGCCGGGCTCCGACTCCGAGGACGCAGAGGGCGCGCGCCTGGGGCGCATGATTTCGTCCATCTCAGAGACGGAGCTGGAGCGGAGCAGCGACgacggcagcagcagcagcggccgCTCCTCGCACCTCACCAACTCCATTGAGGAGGCCTCATCTCCCGCCTCggagcctgagcctgagcctgagcctgagcctgagcctgagcctcCGTGCGAGCCCCCGCGTCGCCCTGCCTTTCTGCCCGTGGGCCCCGATGACACCAACAGCGAGTACGAGTCAGGGTCTGAGTCTGAGCCAGACCTCAGCGAGGATGCCGACTCGCCCTGGCTGCTCAGCAACCTTGTGAGCCGCATGATCTCCGAGGGCTCCTCGCCCATCCTCTGCCCAGGCCAGTGCCTGTCTCCCGCTTCGCGTTCTGCCGCGGAGCCTGCAACGCCGGCCGGTGGGACCCCTGAGGCCCCCGAGGCGGCTGCCGGGCCAGGCGGCGTGGAGCTGGTGGACATGGAGACGCTGTGTGGGCCGCCGCCCCCTGCGCCCTCTGCACCTCGGCCCGGCCCTGCGCAGCCCGGGCCCTGCCTCTTCCTCAGCAACCCCACGCGAGACACCATCACGCCGCTGTGGGCCGCTCCAGGACGCGCTGCCCGCCCAGGCAGCGCTTGCTCCGCCGCCTGCTCGGAGGAGGACGAAGAGGATGAGGAGGACGAGGATGAGGCTGGGGATAAGGCAGCGCCCCCTGGGGGCAGAGGCTCGGGCCCTGCGGCGCTGGACGCCTCGCTGGTGTACGATGCAGTGAAGTACACGCTGGTGGTGGACGAGCACACGCAGCTGGAACTGGTGAGCCTGCGGCGCTGCGCTGGCCTGGGTGACGACAGTGAGGAGGACAGTGGTGGCGAGGCCAGCGAGGAAGAGGCAGGGGCTGCACTGCTGAGTGgtggccagggccctggggacgCCTCCCCAGACAGCCCCGACCTCACCTTCTCCAAGAAGTTCCTCAATGTCTTTGTCAACAGCACCTCTCGATCTTCCA GCACTGAGTCTTTTGGCCTTTTTTCCTGCCTGGTcaatggggaggagagagagcaaaCCCACCGGGCCGTCTTCAG GTTCATCCCTCGCCATCCGGACGAGCTGGAGCTGGATGTGGATGACCCGGTGCTGGTGGAGGCTGAGGAGGATGACTTCTGGTTCCGTGGCTTCAACATGCGCACAGGGGAGCGTGGTGTCTTCCCGGCCTTTTATGCCCACGCAGTGCCCGGCCCTGCCAAGGACCTGCTGG GGAGCAAGCGGGGCCCCTGCTGGGTGGAGCGCTTCGACGTGCAGTTCCTGGGCTCCGTGGAGGTGCCCTGTCACCAGGGTAATGGCATCCTGTGTGCAGCCATGCAGAAG ATTGCCACTGCCCGGAAACTGACAGTCCACCTACGTCCTCCTGCTTCCTGTGACCTTGAGATTTCTCTTCGGGGGGTCAAGCTGAGTCTAAGCGGAGGACCCGAG TTCCAACACTGCAGCCACTTCTTCCAGATGAAAAACATCTCGTTCTGCGGCTGCCACCCCCGCAACAGCTG CTATTTTGGCTTCATCACCAAACACCCGCTGCTGAGCCGCTTTGCCTGCCACGTCTTCGTCTCCCAGGAGTCGATGAGGCCCGTGGCCCAAAGTGTGGG CCGCGCCTTCCTGGAGTACTACCAGGAGCACCTGGAGTATGCCTGCCCCACCGAGGACATCTACCTGGAGTAG
- the MAPK8IP2 gene encoding C-Jun-amino-terminal kinase-interacting protein 2 isoform X1: MADRAEMFSLSTFHSLSPPGCRPPQDISLEEFDDEDLSEITDDCGLGLSYDSDHCEKDSLSLGRSEQPHPICSFQDDFQEFEMIDDNEEEEEEEEEDEEEEEEEGEGEGKEGGGPGSEDTTQEPLIPSPSLEEPHKHRPTTLHLTTLGAQDSLNNNGGFAPEPPGSWQETVLCPPPQEPLKEPPAPIPPTDLSPCGAQSPLRPGCDCEGNQPAGPLAQGGASPSSDPGIEADLGSSSGGRGGRRSSQELSSPGSDSEDAEGARLGRMISSISETELERSSDDGSSSSGRSSHLTNSIEEASSPASEPEPEPEPEPEPEPPCEPPRRPAFLPVGPDDTNSEYESGSESEPDLSEDADSPWLLSNLVSRMISEGSSPILCPGQCLSPASRSAAEPATPAGGTPEAPEAAAGPGGVELVDMETLCGPPPPAPSAPRPGPAQPGPCLFLSNPTRDTITPLWAAPGRAARPGSACSAACSEEDEEDEEDEDEAGDKAAPPGGRGSGPAALDASLVYDAVKYTLVVDEHTQLELVSLRRCAGLGDDSEEDSGGEASEEEAGAALLSGGQGPGDASPDSPDLTFSKKFLNVFVNSTSRSSSTESFGLFSCLVNGEEREQTHRAVFRFIPRHPDELELDVDDPVLVEAEEDDFWFRGFNMRTGERGVFPAFYAHAVPGPAKDLLGSKRGPCWVERFDVQFLGSVEVPCHQGNGILCAAMQKIATARKLTVHLRPPASCDLEISLRGVKLSLSGGPEFQHCSHFFQMKNISFCGCHPRNSCYFGFITKHPLLSRFACHVFVSQESMRPVAQSVGRAFLEYYQEHLEYACPTEDIYLE, translated from the exons ATGGCGGATCGGGCGGAGATGTTTTCTCTTTCCACCTTTCACTCGCTATCGCCGCCAGGCTGCAG ACCTCCCCAGGACATAAGCCTGGAAGAATTTGATGATGAAGATCTGTCTGAGATCACCGATGACTGTGGTTTGGGCCTCAGCTATGACTCGGACCACTGCGAAAag GACAGCCTCTCCCTGGGGCGTTCGGAGCAGCCGCACCCCATCTGCTCCTTCCAGGATGACTTCCAAGAGTTTGAGATGATCGATGAcaatgaagaggaggaggaagaggaagaggaggatgaagaggaagaggaggaggaaggagagggagagggcaaggagggaggaggcccTGGCTCAGAGGACACTACTCAGGAGCCCCTGATTCCCTCCCCCTCACTGGAAGAGCCCCACAAGCATCGGCCAACCACACTCCACCTGACAACATTGGGAGCCCAG GACTCCTTGAACAACAATGGAGGGTTTGCTCCGGAGCCTCCAGGCTCCTGGCAGGAGACAGTGCTGTGCCCACCCCCCCAGGAGCCCCTCAAAG AACCGCCCGCCCCGATCCCACCCACGGACCTGAGCCCCTGTGGGGCGCAGTCACCTTTGCGCCCAGGTTGCGACTGCGAAGGAAACCAGCCCGCAGGGCCCCTGGCGCAAGGTGGGGCCTCGCCCTCCTCAGATCCGGGCATAGAGGCCGACCTGGGGAGCTCTAGCGGAGGCCGCGGGGGCCGGCGCAGCAGCCAAGAGCTGTCGTCGCCGGGCTCCGACTCCGAGGACGCAGAGGGCGCGCGCCTGGGGCGCATGATTTCGTCCATCTCAGAGACGGAGCTGGAGCGGAGCAGCGACgacggcagcagcagcagcggccgCTCCTCGCACCTCACCAACTCCATTGAGGAGGCCTCATCTCCCGCCTCggagcctgagcctgagcctgagcctgagcctgagcctgagcctcCGTGCGAGCCCCCGCGTCGCCCTGCCTTTCTGCCCGTGGGCCCCGATGACACCAACAGCGAGTACGAGTCAGGGTCTGAGTCTGAGCCAGACCTCAGCGAGGATGCCGACTCGCCCTGGCTGCTCAGCAACCTTGTGAGCCGCATGATCTCCGAGGGCTCCTCGCCCATCCTCTGCCCAGGCCAGTGCCTGTCTCCCGCTTCGCGTTCTGCCGCGGAGCCTGCAACGCCGGCCGGTGGGACCCCTGAGGCCCCCGAGGCGGCTGCCGGGCCAGGCGGCGTGGAGCTGGTGGACATGGAGACGCTGTGTGGGCCGCCGCCCCCTGCGCCCTCTGCACCTCGGCCCGGCCCTGCGCAGCCCGGGCCCTGCCTCTTCCTCAGCAACCCCACGCGAGACACCATCACGCCGCTGTGGGCCGCTCCAGGACGCGCTGCCCGCCCAGGCAGCGCTTGCTCCGCCGCCTGCTCGGAGGAGGACGAAGAGGATGAGGAGGACGAGGATGAGGCTGGGGATAAGGCAGCGCCCCCTGGGGGCAGAGGCTCGGGCCCTGCGGCGCTGGACGCCTCGCTGGTGTACGATGCAGTGAAGTACACGCTGGTGGTGGACGAGCACACGCAGCTGGAACTGGTGAGCCTGCGGCGCTGCGCTGGCCTGGGTGACGACAGTGAGGAGGACAGTGGTGGCGAGGCCAGCGAGGAAGAGGCAGGGGCTGCACTGCTGAGTGgtggccagggccctggggacgCCTCCCCAGACAGCCCCGACCTCACCTTCTCCAAGAAGTTCCTCAATGTCTTTGTCAACAGCACCTCTCGATCTTCCA GCACTGAGTCTTTTGGCCTTTTTTCCTGCCTGGTcaatggggaggagagagagcaaaCCCACCGGGCCGTCTTCAG GTTCATCCCTCGCCATCCGGACGAGCTGGAGCTGGATGTGGATGACCCGGTGCTGGTGGAGGCTGAGGAGGATGACTTCTGGTTCCGTGGCTTCAACATGCGCACAGGGGAGCGTGGTGTCTTCCCGGCCTTTTATGCCCACGCAGTGCCCGGCCCTGCCAAGGACCTGCTGG GGAGCAAGCGGGGCCCCTGCTGGGTGGAGCGCTTCGACGTGCAGTTCCTGGGCTCCGTGGAGGTGCCCTGTCACCAGGGTAATGGCATCCTGTGTGCAGCCATGCAGAAG ATTGCCACTGCCCGGAAACTGACAGTCCACCTACGTCCTCCTGCTTCCTGTGACCTTGAGATTTCTCTTCGGGGGGTCAAGCTGAGTCTAAGCGGAGGACCCGAG TTCCAACACTGCAGCCACTTCTTCCAGATGAAAAACATCTCGTTCTGCGGCTGCCACCCCCGCAACAGCTG CTATTTTGGCTTCATCACCAAACACCCGCTGCTGAGCCGCTTTGCCTGCCACGTCTTCGTCTCCCAGGAGTCGATGAGGCCCGTGGCCCAAAGTGTGGG CCGCGCCTTCCTGGAGTACTACCAGGAGCACCTGGAGTATGCCTGCCCCACCGAGGACATCTACCTGGAGTAG